In the genome of Rhodoplanes sp. Z2-YC6860, one region contains:
- a CDS encoding amidohydrolase family protein, producing MATDSESSRREFLGTLSAGVAAGAIAAPSTATAQSAAPLKIVDFHNHFISPSWSLTNLERMPAAARATQEKINANMQSESALLASIETAGIAARVINSPTAFLENADGNPPPDATRRINDQIAETCAKHKGKLYGLATVDPFSGDDAARELTRAVKELGLRGVFVESAKKDLLLGDKETRPTLKAAADLGVPVFVHPQTDPQLHKRFSRTGRIGLRYARGTINGAALINMLEGGAFDEAPKLHMVVTTLAYGALMLAAGFGDGANIRSDAPALVRRHVYIDTMGLHPALVRASVDLLGADHVLMGTDWPIVEEKSVPDRLAKALAHAGLAPAEQQLVAGGNTLRLLGIA from the coding sequence ATGGCGACCGACAGCGAGTCTTCACGGCGCGAGTTTCTCGGCACGTTGAGTGCGGGCGTGGCGGCGGGAGCGATCGCTGCGCCTTCGACCGCAACCGCACAAAGCGCAGCCCCCTTGAAGATCGTCGACTTCCACAACCACTTCATCAGTCCAAGTTGGTCCCTGACCAATCTCGAACGAATGCCTGCCGCAGCGAGGGCCACGCAGGAGAAGATCAACGCCAACATGCAGAGCGAGAGCGCCCTGCTCGCCTCGATCGAAACGGCGGGAATCGCGGCCCGCGTCATCAACTCGCCGACGGCTTTTCTCGAGAACGCCGACGGCAATCCGCCGCCCGACGCCACGCGCCGGATCAACGATCAGATCGCCGAGACCTGCGCCAAGCACAAGGGCAAGCTCTATGGTCTCGCGACCGTCGATCCCTTCTCGGGCGACGACGCGGCGCGCGAGCTGACGCGCGCGGTGAAGGAACTGGGGCTCCGCGGCGTGTTCGTCGAAAGCGCCAAAAAGGATTTGTTGCTCGGCGACAAGGAGACGCGCCCCACGCTGAAGGCGGCCGCCGATCTCGGCGTGCCGGTGTTCGTGCACCCGCAGACCGATCCGCAGCTGCACAAACGATTCTCCCGCACCGGCCGGATCGGGCTCCGCTATGCGCGCGGCACCATCAACGGCGCGGCGCTGATCAACATGCTGGAAGGCGGCGCCTTCGACGAGGCGCCCAAGCTGCACATGGTGGTCACCACGCTCGCCTACGGCGCCCTGATGCTGGCGGCCGGCTTCGGCGACGGCGCGAACATCCGAAGCGACGCGCCCGCGCTCGTCCGCCGCCACGTCTACATCGACACCATGGGATTGCATCCGGCGCTGGTGCGGGCCTCGGTCGATCTGCTCGGCGCCGATCACGTGCTGATGGGCACCGACTGGCCGATCGTCGAGGAGAAATCCGTGCCGGATCGTCTTGCCAAGGCGCTGGCGCATGCGGGACTGGCCCCCGCCGAGCAGCAGTTGGTGGCGGGCGGCAACACGCTGCGCCTGCTTGGCATCGCCTAA
- a CDS encoding ribbon-helix-helix domain-containing protein → MANVEKLSVALTTEQVASLKAAVDSGEYATTSEIIREAVRDWQFKRELRQEDINRLRELWDAGKASGNAGELDMKTLRGEARARLKGAKKAAGNAD, encoded by the coding sequence ATGGCCAATGTCGAGAAGCTGAGCGTCGCACTGACCACCGAGCAGGTCGCATCGCTTAAGGCGGCCGTGGACTCAGGCGAATACGCCACCACCAGCGAGATCATCCGCGAAGCGGTGCGGGATTGGCAGTTCAAGCGCGAACTGCGCCAGGAGGACATCAACCGCTTGCGTGAGCTATGGGATGCCGGGAAAGCTAGCGGCAATGCCGGCGAACTCGACATGAAAACGTTGCGCGGCGAAGCCCGAGCGCGGTTGAAGGGCGCGAAGAAAGCCGCTGGCAATGCCGATTAG
- a CDS encoding MAPEG family protein: MSKELYWLTLTAAMTAILWVPYILDRIMVRGVAGATANPSPNDKPQSAWAERMIAAHTNAVENLVVFVPLVLVTHELNIHTGATAFACAFYFWCRLAHVVVYTAGIPLLRTLAFTGGWVAQIILVKEILGAG, from the coding sequence ATGTCCAAGGAACTGTACTGGCTGACTCTGACGGCCGCGATGACGGCCATCCTTTGGGTGCCCTACATTCTCGACCGCATTATGGTTCGCGGCGTTGCCGGCGCCACCGCCAATCCGTCGCCCAACGACAAGCCGCAATCGGCCTGGGCAGAGCGGATGATCGCCGCGCACACCAACGCGGTGGAAAATCTGGTGGTGTTCGTACCGCTGGTGCTGGTCACGCACGAGTTGAACATTCACACCGGCGCGACCGCGTTCGCCTGCGCGTTCTATTTCTGGTGCAGGCTTGCGCACGTGGTGGTGTACACCGCCGGCATCCCGCTCCTTCGCACGCTGGCCTTCACCGGCGGCTGGGTCGCACAGATCATTCTGGTGAAGGAGATTCTTGGGGCGGGCTGA
- a CDS encoding type II toxin-antitoxin system RelE/ParE family toxin, with amino-acid sequence MPIRLTWSVQAHDDLLDVYVLIGLDQPAAAERYFDRIEAKVKLLQSQPRMGVRRTDIRESMRMLVEYPYLILYATAPDTDEGPIHAVEIVRIVDGRRELTHLFA; translated from the coding sequence ATGCCGATTAGGCTGACCTGGTCTGTCCAGGCACATGATGACCTTCTTGATGTCTACGTGCTGATCGGGCTCGATCAGCCCGCCGCTGCCGAGCGTTACTTCGATCGCATTGAAGCCAAGGTGAAGCTCTTGCAATCGCAGCCGCGTATGGGAGTGCGGCGTACCGACATCCGTGAATCGATGCGGATGCTGGTCGAATACCCTTATCTGATCTTATACGCGACTGCCCCGGACACGGATGAAGGTCCAATCCACGCGGTCGAGATCGTGCGGATCGTCGACGGTCGGCGGGAGCTCACTCACCTTTTCGCTTAG